From Equus przewalskii isolate Varuska chromosome 2, EquPr2, whole genome shotgun sequence:
GTGCCACTTCAaatcttcccctctccttctaGACGCAGTTCTGTTTATACTAATAGTCACAATAGCCACCGACAGTCATTCTAATTGTACTGTTGAGAGCTGCGCTGACTCTCTGAAGACAGGCTACTTCAGATTACATGAAATCTATTTCTGCTTCATCTATTAAcctattcattcaataaatacttattgagcacctcctacgTGGCAGTCATAGTTCTGGGTTCTGGGGTTACAGCTGTAAATAGACAAAAAGCCCTttcctcacagagcttacattctaatggggggATGATAAAATGAGCAAAATGCAGAACGCTTAGAGTGCTTCACCGCCAGCTTGCCCCTCATCAATTAAGCTCTTAATTCTCAATTTTCAAAGCCAGATTGTTGGCTTTTTCTGAACTAGAAGAGAGCGCGCCAGTGTTGAGAGTCTTCAGGGTAGGAAGTCGGCTCAGGACGCGGCTTCTAAACAACTAATACACAACCGGATCACCcagagatcttgttaaaatgcagattcagatGGGGGTGCTGGGGAATACCTCccagggatgctgatgctgctggcctgcaGTTTGGGACCACACTTGTGAGGAGACTGGCTGCGGGGGATGGAGCAAGCCCCAGGAACAGGAATGGCTAGCCAGGTCCCCGCCTCACCATGCCTCCTGGCCACAGTTCTGGACTTCCATCTGGCAGGCTCTGGACGGTTCACAGAGCACTCCGTGTCAGCTCACCTAGTTCCCATAGCAACTCCCTGAGCAGGCAGGGCAGCAAGGAACAATACTCCTTAAAGGTGAGCAAACAGCAcccagcccagagaggttaagggagaTCACAGAGTGGGTGGTGGCAAAGCTGGGAGTGGGCTCCCATCTCCGTGCAGGAGACTTGCCTGTGCCACACGGCCTTGCGTGGCCTGCAGCAGAGGAGGGCCTTGAGAGAGGCGCATGCCCTTGGGCAAGTGCTACAGGCCTGTGAAGCCAGCTCAGCAGTGAATGTCGTCGTGCATCCCAGGAAACCAGGCATTCACAGGTCTCAGGGCCCCTTTGAGCTCACCGGGTCTGGCTGGCACGGCCCACCTGAAAACAGTTTCCTAGCTGGCCGGCACTGAACTGCCCTTGGGGACGCTTCCAGGCCACCTCTTCACCTCCCTTCGGTGTGATGTGAATTTCGCAAGCAGCAATCCGGTAGTAGCCGTTAACGTTCAGCCCTCCCAGGCGGCTTGCCAGGGCCCCATCAATATAGACAGGTGAGTGTGGGGGACTGGGAGGGTAggactcttcctttccttccgCCTGGAAGCCATGAGGAAttgttcattctcattttataggttCTCCTAGAAAGATTAACACCGAGAGAATGGACACACGACAGCTGCTTCCTTATGTCACACTGGGAGAGGTCAATAAAGAGAGGTTATTCAGCCACTCAAAACACACTCAGCCTGctctttctgtaaatatttaaccATCCAGAAGGGCAAACACTGCTTTATGGCACGTAATAAATTATAATGTCCTAAGACGTGGAGCCACTTTATGATGGGTCTAAAATAACAAAGGCAACTGGAGGCTTCCTTAGTACAAAAGAATGTGCCAGTGGGAATGCTGTAGGCAGACAAATTCCTTCAGGGGAGGTGAAGTCAAAAGCCAAGCCAGGCGCCTCCCCTGGGGAACTCTGCTCATAGCACTAAGAGTCAGGTGTCTGCAAGAGCCTGAATGGCCAAGGCTCAGGAAAGCCATCCAGCAAGAGGGACAGAGGGTGAGGTGCCAGggcagaattttccagaactggaGCCAAGATCAATGGTAACAATGcccaagagagaaaaatgggccAGGAGAGGCAGCTGGCTTCTCAGAAGATGAAAACAGAGCTTCTAGAAACCAGGGAGGACTATGGAAGTGGTTACCTGGGAGGTCAGTCCAGGATCTGCGGCAGACAGGAAACCCAACGGGGTGCTGGCCACAAAGTGGCCCAAAAAGATTCTGGAAAACGGGAAGGAAATTCACTCTTAAGATTTTCTCACCAACTGCCTTCCAATCCCAGCCCTAACTTGCTTTTTTAGGAAAGGAGGGTTTTACCTGTAAACAAGTCAGCCTTGGTTCTAATCAGATGcccaagaggaagaaagagggagggaggcagggagaatgAGAATGGATATATCTTAAGACAGACTAGAACTAAACCAACTTGAAACCCCGGATGGATTCATCCTGGAGCCTGCGTCTGCCCCCGAGGGACGGAACAGCCGCCTGACAGGCGCTGAGATGAGGCCCGTTCAGAACAATCTACCTTGTGGGGCCCTCCTGAAAAGttaaaaaggcagaaaactaGTTTTATCTGtaagaaaatgtttattcttttgaaCCCCAcgggggggggaaaaaaaagaatgcagccAAGACCAAATATTTAACGAAAGTAGTGTCCCAAAAGGCAGCAAAACGGGGGAAACCTCAACACAAAGTCAATGacaattttccatgtttttgcaCAAAGATGAGAAAAACCCACGACAATTCTGAGTAACACTTTCATGGTGACAATTACACAAGATGATTCAAAAAATGCAAACTGGCAGCAACATGCACACCTGGCTAAAGCTAGAAGTTTTTTATCCCAAAATAAGATCTGTGATTAAAAGGataattctttttaatacttGTATTTGGCTGACTTGCTTGTCCTACTTAATTTGCTTTAAATGAGACATACATGCCAATTAACAGGAAATTTTAGAAGAACTATGTCCTTCCAGAATCCATGGCAAGGAAGCAAAACCAATCTATTCGGTTTCTTAATTTTCCTAGTTTCCGAATACAGTTTTGCTTTGCCCCTCCCTGTCccggcccctccccccacccccacccggaCTCTTAAACACCTCCAAAAGTTGCCAGTGCAAACACTTTTCTACCAATGTATAATACACACTTGAAACTGAAATCTGTGTGCAGAGTTCTGAGTTTAaaactcttgaaaaaaaaaaaatcctccttggCAGAAGAGCTGAGGAACAGTcaagtttcttttaaattgtcAAACACAAGATGATGAAGAATGGAAAGCACagccaaatgaaatgaaattaagaagaaaaagcaacCTAGAATGGCAGCTCTCAGCAGCTGTCACTGCAGTCTCTCGCACACCCGCGCCGCCCAGCTCCCCTTCCCAAGGTGCTCGCCTCGACACGAGTCCGCAACACTGCCGAGCTGCTACAGAAGGAACAGCAGACATGGCCGTGGTGGGAGCGAACAGCCCAGCTACCCGCCAGTTCTCAGCGGGATCGCAGTGAGCTGGATACAGAGAGAAGATGGATGATGGTAAAGGGGGAAAATAGTTTAAAACCATCAAGTTTCCTCTTCAAATGTCTTTTCCCAAGGCACTGTGAACAAGACTGCTGCTGGCAATTTTCTAGGACTAAACACACCGACGGGAATAGAAACATTTCCAAACACAACCCCTGTGACATCCTCATAGCTCGTCTCATCACCTGTCTCTCCCCTCAGCTTAAGTGACACTCCTTGAATGTGTTTGGTCCTGGAGGGGTAAtcgatttttgttttctgtaatatCAATAATCATCTTCTGTAATGCAGCTACAAAATCAAAGCTGGGTTAGGTTATTTaaccctttcactctcaaaaccAAAAGCTTCCATTATCATCCCATGTGCAGGTTTTGCTTGCTTATTTGAGAACAAactaaaacatagaaaataaagggTTGAGAAgcaaaaactgtttttttttcttcaagaggAAACTGTAAGAATACATAAAAGGCAAAATTGGCTACTTGAAATCCAAGAATGGTTTTAATGTGTTGGCCGAGAAAAATAAACTGCAAAGTTCTGTGAGGTCTTCtaaaaatttacaagaaaaactGATGGGCAGTTCTAATCAGACTTGGATGTTATCTTTcccccctttttaaaaacaacaacatatACAGTCCCACAAAATACAATATAAACTTTTTGAGTCTCGACTGCCAGAGGCGCTCCTTTGCGATGCCTTCTGGTAACCAAACGGTCGGGCAACACCACAGTGGGCCTTCACTTCTTCAGGGGCTGGTAAACAGAGGCATTGGGATCGAGTCCAGAGGGGCTGGTCTCCACAAATTTGGAAGAGTAGTGGGGGGAAACGGGGCTCAGGGGGCTGGCGGCGGCACTGTACGTTATGCTGGGCATGACGGCCATGACTTCCGCTATCTTCTGTTTTAGGTCCTTGATTTCCTGGTCTTTCTGAAGAATTTGTCCTGGAAGATCAAAGACCCACCATTAGTGAGAAGGGAGGGCTCACCCAACACAATGCCCTCTTGGGCCAATCTCAAGTGGATTCAACTCCAGCTTTGACGGTTTGTAAAGGTAGACAAATTTTTCCTGGAAAGGgccaaagaataaatattttagatgttGTGAGTCACaaactgtttttgttgttttctctttaaatgatggaaaaatgtaaaaaccattcttagcccATGGGCTGTACAAGAACGGGCGGCAGGTCAGATCTGGCCTGTGGGCCATGGTTTACAATAAAAAGGGGTTCTGTTTATGTAGGTGTGACTGAGCAAAGAGGTCAACTTCCAggagccacttttttttttttaaagatggcacctgagctaacaactgttgccaatcttcttctttttttttcctgctttttctccccaaatgcccccaatacatagttgtatattttagctatgggtccttctagttgtgacatgtgggacactgcctcaacacggcctgatgagcagagccatgtccgtgcccaggatctgaacctgcgaaaccccagaccgccaaagcagagtgcgagaacttaaccacttggagaCGGGGTCAGGCCCAGGAGCCAGGTTTTGAGCATGGCAGTCACTTATGGCAGCCTGAGAGGGTGCTGATTTTGAATTATGGCTCTATCTCTTGAGCTGGAATATTTTTCTGGGAGGATGGACTGTCTCTGAGTGTCCGACCAAGGAACACAGAAGAACCGAGGCCTCAGACTCAGTCACGACAACACACTCTGTCCCGTGGTTCtcttaacagaaaataaaatggagctCTGGGGCCGCTGCCCCAGTGGTTCTCAGGTGACTCACATCTCTTGCCTGCCTCTTGGCACAGTGCCCCTCAGACCCACTGCCCAGCTTGCCCCTGGCTGGCCGCGTTGGTAACACTACCCGACTCAGCCTCACAGCACACCTTCCCCTCAATACTCTCGGTTTCTTGATCCAACCAGCTCTGCCTGCGCAGGGCCGCTTCCCTGTCTGTGCTTCTCCTGCTGTCTGCGTGTTGTTAACTCTTGAGATTTCTGTTTCTACTTCCACACGAAGCTTTCCCTGATCCTCCCATCTAAATCAGACCCTACCCCCAACGTCTGGATTCTCAACACACCATAACTTTCCTTCCTGTCACTTTAttctttgtaataataataattacaatagcTAACgcatatgtgccaggcactgttctaagtgcttacatatattaatttacttatcaccacaaccctgtgaggcaggaaTTAGCAACATCATcacccattatacagatgaggaaactgaggcacagagaggttgagtgacccGGCCAGGATTCCAGCATAGGCAGTCGGCTCCAGAGTCTGCACGCCTACCTGCCGCCCTCTTCCGTCTCTGGTGACTCCCCACTGGGGTCACGACTCGTGTCCACGCTCTCTCCATGGGGCCGCGAGCTCTagcagggcagaggctgtgtctaCTGTAGCTTCCACTGCTACAGCCCTTGTGCCCAGCCCAGGAGGGCGCGGAGCTCTGCAAGTTGTACAACTTGCCCGAGTCATCCAGTTATTGCGAGGGGGAGCAGGACTTAAACACTGTGTTCCAAAGCCCACGCAATTTCCAGCACGCCTGGAAGCTCCCTGGTCCACTGGGGAAGAACACTTAGGAGAAGCCCTTCAGAAATTCAAATGCTTAACAAAGGAGGAGGCTGCATTTGAGCTGCGCTCATTTTAAGTCCTACAGAAGAGGgcaatatatttgaaatgtaaGAGAGCACGgcggcatatttttaaaaaggatgtaGTAGAGAGGAAAGTCATTTTGGAACCAGGATGAATCAAGTGATAcagaaagcaggaaggagaaaagcaacAAGCGGTTTGATTTGAATTACAAAGTTGGGTTCTTATCAGAATATTCTGAGCACGACAGTGGAGGGAAGCAGCAGCAAAGAGCCGCAGAAGGGACCTGCTTCCTCTGACTTCCCTCACGTCCCCTCAGCCTCAAGTTCGCATCAAATATCCTCCTTCCCTTTAAACAACAGAGCCTTAGATGGAGAAAATACCTAAGGGTATCTGATCTGTGAGCCACTCTATCTTTTCTTTCCATGCAGATTTcagtttgatttctttaatcagtAACAAGCAAACACTCCCAGAGCTTTGGAAGAGACAGTTCCCTTTGCTTCTTCGTTGCTTTATGAGGATTCCTGAGCTGACAGCGAAGCACGGCCTGTGCGGAAGCCGAGCTGCACTGGCCTCCCTGAGCCCAGGTGCCGCCTCACTGCACGGGATCTCTTCCAAGTCTGCAAACCCAAGCGAAGGggatgaggcagagggaggcaggcaaaAACACCAGTATAGGGTCACAAGTTTAGATTTAAGGCAGATTCCCAGGAACTTTCTTTTAACTGCCTTTCCTTGAGTCCGCAGATTAATAAGCCTGCTTCTCAactcccttctcttcttgctTTACCACCCGGGCCATCCCCAGCCACTCCTATGGCTCCACTAACTTCTCACAACTTCTACATCCCATCTCCACCCCCAGGGCTTTGGTCCTCTCTCTGGGGTTTAGGCCCCAAACTCCCGCTGACTGATGAAGACCTTTCACGTGGGTGTCCAGGAAGCAACTCCAAATCAGAATATCCCAACCAAACTCATTCTCACTTCTCATTCCTTAAATCTGTCCTGCTCTTCTTCCTTGGTTCCAGAAACTTCATCCTCCCAGATCCCTCAGGCATCTCCTCTTTGCTTTACTCCCGCCGGACCATCCTCCTGCCCCACTCATCCCCTCTTCGATAGAAGACAGTGACAATTCCTAACTGGCCGCTCTGCCTCCTCAACCTCACCTTTCAAATCCGTCTTTCACACTGAGATTTCTAAAATAACAGCCTGAACACGTCATCTTCCTCCTGAAAATCCAGGGATGCATTCTCCAGTATGGCTTCATCCCAATCTCCCACTCTCTTCTTCCACGTCCCCCAGCTTGAGGCCACTGGACTGCTCACCTGGACATTGCCAGCATGTTCCTTCCTCGCTTACACTATTCTCTCAGGTAACGATGTTCTTCCCTGCCATTCTCTGCTCTCAGaattcatccttcaaagcccacTCCATGTCCGCTCCCTCATGAAgccacctctgctctctcctctggccGTTCAAGCCCTTTGCCTCTACCTAACGGCAGCAGGCCTTTCTGCTTGGCTTGCCCTAGCGCAGCAATTCTCACAGGGTCCAAACTATCTTCATAATAATACTGAGACGTTATGTGCCTTCTTCACGCTCATCTCCTCATAAGCATAAGTGGAGTCTTCCAGAAACGACAGGCAAGTGAAATTACAGCTAATTGAATGTAGAAACAGAGATGAGAATCAAACTATTTTCTATTAAGCCAGAAATTAGAGATCTGCTAAACGTAAAATGATGCCATGtctcattaaaactttttttgttttggaaaatacagttatttcTCGTAAGAATATGTTATAGATGTTAACAAGTAATATGTAttccatgttatttttaaataaattaataagtaaatgttttaagttttaatttctaataggtAAATATCGATAGACATAATCCACCTGAAAAGACCTCCCTGGGATGCTCAGTAATCTGAGAGTGTAAAGGCGGCCCTAAGGCCAAACAGCCTGAGCAGCAGCGCCCCAGCGCATCCCCCAGACGGTCCTGTTCGCCTGTCTCCTCTCTAGCTTCTAGCACAATGTTTACACAGAGGAGGGGATGCTCTCAAGTACCTgttgaaatattcttttctttctactaaGCCAACTGttggaaaatttttttcagtaacCTATTGGTGGCTAATCAATTTCTTGGACAAAACCCAAATGTCTGTTGACCAGGTCACATCATGCCTCTGTTCAGAAGCCTTCCAAAGCTTCCCATGTCACTCAGAGTCAAGTCCAAAGTTCTTTCCATGGGCTACAAGGTCTGGCAGAATGTGGCTCCTGCTACTTCTCACTCTGACAACTCTCCCCATCACTCAGGCTgcagccccactggccaccatGCATGCTCCCTACACCCTGAAGTGCTTTTCCCCCCACCGAGATTCACGTGGCTCACTCACTTCCTTCCTttcagtctctgctcaaatgcctATTCGAAGGGTCTCTCATGACCACCCTGTGAAGCTAGCAGCCCTATACACCCTGCCTCACCACCGCTGTATTTTCCTCACCGCACCCATCACCACCTGATCTATTATCTGTTTGTTCCCTCAGGGACTctcacagtgcccagcacatagtaggtctcaGTAAGTATCTGCTGAGTGAAGAGCCTGCTCCCCAGAattttctcccacccctcccttaTTTACAACCTCTGCTCCAACCAAGCAGAGCCAGCTGCAGCTCTGAACACgctggccctcctgcctctctggccttGCCTAGGCTGTTTCTTCTGTTTAGAAGcctctccacccctcacccctaccACACTGCTTCTTCACTGGGCTTACCCCTTCTCATCTTCAAGAACCAGCTCAGACATCAGCTCCCCTGAGAAATGGCCCTATCTCCCCAGGCTGGTTAGTCCCTGCCTCTCTCTATGTTCCTATGACCCTGTATATAACTGCTACACCCAATATCTTTTGGTAACTCTGTAGTTCTCTATTTCTCTAACaacactgtgagctccttgagcaCAGAAACTCATTCTATTCTCTGTATGCCCTGCACTTGACATGTTCTCATCTCAAAACATGTCTGCAGAGTGAATTAATGTGATGATTCCTCGATGTCAATGTTGGATACTTGTCAAACCCCTTGAAGAGAAAACTGCACGCCTTCAGTTCCGAGCTCGAGGGAGTGCTGCTCTCTGTGAGCCTATGCATTCTCAGCCACACCTCCTCACCTGGGGCCACTGCTCTCCTACCTTGGGCAATCTCAAGCTGTCGCTTTGCATCCCCCAGTGCGGAGAACAGGTCCAGCTTGATTCTCGTCTCTGCGCTCAGACTGTTCTCCAGATGCTGCGTTTTATCTTGCATGGCTGAGAGGGCTGACATTAACACCTCAGTgtccttctcattttccttatacTTCCGAAGCTCCTATCAATATCATAAAAGCAGCAATGTTACAAGAGAGTTTTGGCATCGATGTCTACAGACTAACctgaaatcacaaataaaatcCCACTATTATTGACCTGGCCCCTAGAATGCAGAATCCCGGCGTCTCAAGGGTTTAGACCTTACCACTTGGAGTGCAAAATGTACTTATATGATAATGTGTACATACAGAAACATTTCAGTAGATAAATGTCACTGTGCTGGGCTATGTGTAGATAAAATagactctgtttccaaataaaatgCTTCCTTACAAGCCTACTGCAGAACCACAAAAACTTTTCCTTGCTGCTAGCTCCAAATGTTGCTACAATGCTCTAGTCAAATTTGCCAAAACTCTACTCTTGACCtgcactaaaaattataaaaatgttaactacTTTGACAAGGCATATTGCAGAATAAGCTCACTTAAATCTTCCGGTAatttagtcaataaatatatatgtatatatacagatattttaattttttcattttaagggaGAAATCCAAACTTATTACAGAGAATTTAGAAATGCATTTaaagttcaaagaagaaaatgaaaaaaatcccaacaCTGTGAGaaatttgatatatttcctttcagtttttttaagGATATGTGTATATTTTAGCATAACTAAATCACACTATATATACAGTTTTGTATACAGTGCTTAAAAAACATGTCAActgttctttgaaaatgtaattttcaatgGCTATATAATATTCCCACATGTttatataccaaaatttattaaatgaatttctATTCTTgagattgtttctaattttttttgcatttatctatgtctgtgatgaacatctttgtatTTCAATCTTGggtgagatttttaaatatttaccttaGGAAGGAGTCCTAAAAAAgggaaatacttaaaaattacatgaccttttccagaaaattacacttccaccagcaatgtatgaggccTATTTCATCATATCCTCACCCAAGttgatattatcatttaaaaattctttgctaATTTCACAGGAGATAAATGATCTAATTTTAACCTATATGTTTTTGGTGGTTGACGAGGATAATTCCTCATCAATCACCAAATGATGTTcttatcatttctatttcttctgtgaattatcTGTTCATATCTTGTCTATTTTTCTGCACATCTGAGCTTTTCTTAGCAATTTTGAGCAGTTTACATATCGAGAGTATTAATTccttatttataatatttgttgCAATATCTGTACCCTCCCcaattgatttttacttttttttttgctctgtgatttcttccattatttttgtTTAGGAAGTCTTCCCATGTTTCAAGATCAAATAAATTCCACTATATTTTCCCCTAgtttaaaaaagtttctttttttgcctaCATTCAACTCTTCATCCGGAATTTCTTTCTGTGCGGTATGAGATGAGCTTctaattggattttcttttttccagttccaAAGCCTTTTACTGACTAACCCTCACTACTGCCATCCACTTCGGATGCCTCCTCTCCTGCACATTCTTGGCTGTCTTTGCGTCATCTTTCTACGACACTGACCTGCTAATAATTTCTTACCAGTTCCGCATGATTCAAATTACTCTAACTTTAGGATATATGACATTAGTTTTAAACGTCCCTTTGAAGAGTTAATACCAAATACTTGGCTAAGGTACATCCAGCCCCCAAACTGGCTACGTGCTCAGCATTGGCAGCTTTCCTTATCACGCAGGGCTCAGAATTGCAATCTACAAGGCTCAGAGCCATCCAGCATGGTCAACTGCCTGGTGAAGGACAGAGGGTTAGGGCTAAGAAGAGGTGTATAAGTTCCAAAGGACAGTAATCTGGCCTACACcctgagaaaatgaaatgaatctGCAGTAAGTCAAATTCTGGAATAAAACACATCAAGAGGCTGTCAACGTGTCTGGCTTGTATTAGAATCTGGCTAAATTAAATATTACTTGAATGAGCTGGACAAGATCAGGCCTTCTTTTTGTCATACGGCGAGTTTCAGAAGCAATGGCATCTGGTCTGTTTGAAAAGGCACCATCTCCACACCGCAGCACGGAGCACAGATCTAACATGGAGAAGGAGTTCAAGCAGGAGAAAATCCTGTGTTCCCCCATTACCTGAACTTTCAGTTCTAGTTCTCTGATCTGGTCTTCTTTCACCTTCATGTCCATTGTGAGCTTCTTGCCCTCTGCTTCCAGTTCTCTGATCCGATTCCGTAAGGTTTCGGTGCACTCTCCCCTTTGGAAACAGAAGAGCAGGAAATGGAGGGGTTTAAAAGCCTATAGTTGACTCACATTGTGGCATTCATATTCCTCTCAGTCAGTTGGGTTTTAGCTTTTGGCTCAGTCTGCTCCTTCTCGCAGTTCTTTGATAATTTCAACAATGAtctaaaataattatcattaattGGGTTTCTAATATGAGTCAGGCACCAAGCTAGGTACTTCACCGACACTACCTTCTTTACGGGGGTAGGGTATATCATcccattttccagaaaagaaaactgaggttacATAAATATAATACTAGTCCAAGGTCAACTAGCTTGTAGGTCAGAGAACTGAGATTTTCCAGATTCCCAATCCAGCAAACTTCCCACCAAGCTATATGACTTGAGACAATGCACACAAGCTGAGCGAGACAGAACCACACATGTGCCGTCTCCAGCAGGGGGCAGTGAGCTAAAAACAATTTTCACTTCTGAGGAGCTAGGCATTGGGAATTTCACCTTTCTTTAGTCATGAAGTTGCCACAAGCCTGGAGTAACGAGAACAAGGAGGAGCAGCATTAGTTTGCTTCCCAGGGCTATAAtgagaacaaactgaaaaagataATGGCAATGGCCAGTCCAAAGCTCATTAACTGTTTAGGTTTCAAAAATGGCCTGATGGAGAGGCcgtcctggtggtgtagtgggcaacttctcgcactctgctttggcggcctggggttcacaggttcggatcctggcgcacacctagcaccactcatcaagccacactgaggcggcatcccacatgccacaaccagaaggacccacaactaaaagatagaactacatactggggggctttgaggagaaggaaaaattaaaaaaaataaataaaatctttaaaaataaaacaaaggcaggggctggccccgtggccgagtggttaagtttgcgcgctctgctgcaggcagcccagtgtttcgttggttcgaatcctgggcgcggacatggcactgctcatcaaaccacgctgaggcagcgtcccacatgccacaaatagaaggacccacaacgaagaatatacaactatgtactggggggctttggggagaaaaaggaaaaaaaaataaaatcttaaaaaataaataaataaataaataaaaaataaaacaaaggcctGATGGAGAAAGGAGGTGTCCTTTCCCTACCAAAAAAGAAGGCTCAGGGGGAGGCTTAGGCCTGGAGattaatttaagaataaaaacagcctctgtggggccagcctggtggcacagcagttaagagcgcacattccactttggcagcccggggttcaccagtttggatcccagctggGGACACGGCATGCTtcgtaagccatgctgtggtaggcatcccacacagaaagtagaggaagatgggcatggatgttagctcagggccagtcttcctcagcaaaaaaaggaggattggcagcagagcagatgttagctcagggctgatctacctcaaaaaaaaaaaaaaaaacaaaaacccccagCTTCTATATAAGTGATGGCCATCAAGGACCACCCAAGGAGAAGATCAAAACAAATAAGCTGAACTGGAAGCAAAAGGGATTTAGCGTCGAGACTGAAACTAATTTACTGATCCTCAGGCATACGAGACACTAAACAATATGGTTAAAGAACTGTCACACCCTTCTTAGTGGATGTTTTTAAAGGGTAGGTGCTGGATGAATTAAGAACAGCACAAGCCATGCTAGAAGACTGTTCAGGAAAGTCTCCTG
This genomic window contains:
- the MACO1 gene encoding macoilin isoform X2 — encoded protein: MKRRNADCSKLRRPLKRNRITEGIYGRLEQDIKKLKADLQASRQVEQELRSQISSLSSTERGIRSEMGQLRQENELLQNKLHNAVQMKQKDKQNISQLEKKLKAEQEARSFVEKQLMEEKKRKKLEEATAARAVAFAAASRGECTETLRNRIRELEAEGKKLTMDMKVKEDQIRELELKVQELRKYKENEKDTEVLMSALSAMQDKTQHLENSLSAETRIKLDLFSALGDAKRQLEIAQGQILQKDQEIKDLKQKIAEVMAVMPSITYSAAASPLSPVSPHYSSKFVETSPSGLDPNASVYQPLKK